From Drosophila virilis strain 15010-1051.87 chromosome X, Dvir_AGI_RSII-ME, whole genome shotgun sequence, the proteins below share one genomic window:
- the LOC6636064 gene encoding uncharacterized protein — protein MTVTYLIPIYPPDNRFILDWDDNVEASLLLALGFLVLMQLMLLIYIVLAHFQPCTLYRQQLNESYRRRYKNFIFRRLLAQLDRALRQRPGAGQELSSCLEAKRMAQLAIRLFCRDTTKVLYPEYELDSSAASDAYFVLDDEEAELNSAGYASVNFDVTDAFLESLLYPKRADIPSKNKTKS, from the coding sequence ATGACGGTTACCTATTTGATACCAATATATCCGCCCGATAACAGATTTATACTGGATTGGGATGACAATGTGGAGGCGTCGCTGTTGCTGGCACTTGGCTTCTTAGTTCTGATGCAGCTGATGCTCCTGATTTATATAGTGCTAGCCCATTTTCAGCCCTGCACACTCTATCGCCAGCAGCTGAACGAAAGCTATCGTCGGCGCTATAAGAATTTTATATTTCGCCGACTGCTGGCACAACTGGATCGGGCCCTAAGGCAGCGGCCAGGTGCTGGTCAGGAGCTGAGCTCATGTCTAGAAGCGAAACGCATGGCACAGTTGGCGATACGTTTGTTCTGTCGGGACACCACCAAGGTACTCTATCCGGAATACGAACTTGACTCATCGGCGGCCAGTGATGCCTATTTTGTGCTTGACGACGAGGAGGCCGAACTGAATTCCGCAGGCTATGCCAGCGTTAATTTTGATGTCACGGATGCATTCCTAGAGAGCCTATTGTATCCGAAACGCGCTGACATCcccagcaaaaataaaacaaagtcGTGA
- the LOC6636063 gene encoding venom allergen-1 translates to METARTKGSSNWLMIQAIAMLGLLTAGSLATDYCQIESCSGEKHIACGNDGSFANSCPAGAKLLAVDNAAQKAVVVAHNDLRQQWASGQGRVRVSACQMATISWDPELARLAELNVKQCQMEHDDCHNTKIYKNSGQNLYIVGTTGSGESDAADILRNAVADWATEAEHINADQLAEYPDNYNGPTIGHFTVMVNERNVAVGCAISNYLDDGFNTYLVACNYAATNFIGSPIYKSCSQPAESCKSGTNPKNSALCSSSEDVDYNFDDPSA, encoded by the exons ATGGAAACGGCTAGAACCAAAGGCAGCTCCAACTGGCTGATGATCCAAGCAATTGCTATGCTCGGCCTTCTAACGGCGGGCAGCCTGGCGACTGACTATTGCCAAATAGAATCCTGCTCCGGCGAGAAGCACATAGCATGCGGCAACGATGGG AGCTTCGCCAACAGTTGTCCGGCGGGTGCCAAGCTGCTGGCTGTGGATAATGCGGCGCAGAAGGCGGTCGTTGTGGCGCACAATGACCTGCGCCAGCAATGGGCCAGTGGGCAGGGCAGGGTCAGGGTGAGTGCCTGTCAGATGGCCACAATTAGCTGGGATCCGGAGCTGGCGCGTCTGGCCGAGTTGAATGTGAAACAGTGTCAGATGGAACACGACGACTGTCATAATACGAAGATTTACAAGAACTCCGGACAGAATCTCTACATCGTCGGCACCACGGGCTCGGGTGAATCGGATGCGGCCGACATTTTGCGTAATGCTGTCGCGGATTGGGCAACGGAAGCGGAACACATCAATGCCGATCAGCTAGCCGAGTATCCCGACAACTACAATGGACC CACCATTGGCCACTTTACGGTCATGGTTAACGAGCGCAACGTCGCCGTCGGCTGTGCCATATCCAACTATCTGGACGACGGCTTCAACACGTATCTAGTTGCATGTAACTATGCGGCAACCAACTTTATTGGCTCTCCCATTTATAAGTCGTGCTCGCAGCCCGCTGAATCATGCAAAAGTGGCACCAATCCCAAGAACTCCGCTCTGTGCTCCAGCAGCGAAGATGTGGACTACAACTTTGACGATCCATCGGCATAA